A region of the Pricia mediterranea genome:
GGAATCCGCTCTTACCAAAATTATGTCTTATTTTTATCGAAAATCTACTATATGAGCATCCAAATTACCAAATTTCCCTTATTTCTTTGCCTTGCGGGGTTACTATTGGCGTCCTGTAAAACCAAAAAGCCGGTTTCCGACCAAGGCAGTGACGCCCAGGCTGACACAAAGAAAACGGCCTCATCGGCCACCACTTCTGTCCCATCCGAAACATATACCGAAGAAATTCCCGAGACCGATGTCAGTTTCGAAATGGTATTGCTGCCCGGAGGAAGTTTTACGATGGGGAGTCCCGATTCGGAAGCCGAACGCAAACCCGACGAGGGGCCGCAAAAAGAAGTTTCCTTAGACCCGTTCTACATGGGCAAATACGAACTGACCTGGGATGTCTTCGAGCTATTCTTCAAACAGAACAAAGAAATCTTTGTAAAGCTAAGTGAAGACAAGACCGTGAAGATCGATGCGATAACGCGGCCGAGCCCGCCGTATGAAGACCCTTCTTATGGAATGGGCAAAGATGGGTTTCCTGCGGTCAGTATGTCCGCCTATTCGGCTTTGGTTTTCTGTAAATGGCTGAGTACGGTTACCGGAAAATTCTACCGGTTGCCTACCGAAGCGGAGTGGGAATATGCCGCCAGGGCAGGAACACAGACCTCGTACAGTTTTGGCGACACTATCGACGACCTCGATGCCTATGCCGTTTATTATCAAAATTCGGACAACGGTTATAAAAAGGTAGGCACCAAGGAACCGAATCCGTGGGGACTTTATGATATGCACGGGAATGTGGCGGAGTGGACCCTTGACGAATACAAGGAGGATGCCTACGCCTCTACCGAAAACGACAATCCATGGGTGACACCGACCGTAATCCACCCGCGGGTCATTCGAGGAGGTTCGTGGGACGACGATCCCGATAAGCTGCGCTCTGCTGCAAGAACCGCTTCAAGCTTAAAGCAACAGAAGCGCGACCCTCAAATACCCAAGAGTTTTTGGTGGTTTACCGATTCAAACTACGTCGGGTTCCGATTGGTAAGTCCGAAAGAACAGCCCAGCCCCGAGGAGCAGCAGAAATTCTGGGCAAAGGTTTTAGATGAGTAAAATTTAGTTTTAACGATTGCGATACCAATGAAGAATTTCTTGTTACTATTGTTTTTAATCGGTTCGGCCCTTGTAGGCAGGGCTCAGGATACGTATACTTTAACCGAGGGAAGTACCCTTTCCATTGATGGCACTTCGACCGTTAGCGATTGGACCGTTATCGCAAATACGATGGAGGGAAGCCTGCAAGAAGATT
Encoded here:
- a CDS encoding formylglycine-generating enzyme family protein; this translates as MSIQITKFPLFLCLAGLLLASCKTKKPVSDQGSDAQADTKKTASSATTSVPSETYTEEIPETDVSFEMVLLPGGSFTMGSPDSEAERKPDEGPQKEVSLDPFYMGKYELTWDVFELFFKQNKEIFVKLSEDKTVKIDAITRPSPPYEDPSYGMGKDGFPAVSMSAYSALVFCKWLSTVTGKFYRLPTEAEWEYAARAGTQTSYSFGDTIDDLDAYAVYYQNSDNGYKKVGTKEPNPWGLYDMHGNVAEWTLDEYKEDAYASTENDNPWVTPTVIHPRVIRGGSWDDDPDKLRSAARTASSLKQQKRDPQIPKSFWWFTDSNYVGFRLVSPKEQPSPEEQQKFWAKVLDE